The region ACGACGAATTTGCGATTTTCCAAAATTCGGGCTATATGGGACTTTACGGCGGCTTAACTGTTGCTGATATTCACAATAGAAAAGGTCTGAAAAAAGATGAAAAAATACTTGACTTTATGGGAAGCACCGAACTTATTGCCAATTTGTTTCGCATATCGCAGACCGAAGAGAAATTAAAAATCGACCAAGTCGCAACTGCCGCAGAGGCAAACGAAACGCATTACAAAATCGCCGAGAAAATTCGCAAAGCAATGATAGATATGGGGACAACTTTGCCTGAAAATTTGCCTACTCCCGAAAAAAGCATTCAGATTATAGAGCGCGAAGAAATAAGAAAACTCAGAGACCCGCAGGTAAAGTTGATGTTAGACGAATAAGCGCTAACCCAAAAACAAGAAAGGCAAAAAATGGCAAAAACATACAAAAAAATCAGCATAATCGGCGCGGGAATAAGCGGAATAGGCAAAGAAATTATCATCGAAAAAGAAACCGTGCTGTTGCACAAAGGAGAGTTAAAATGGCTTGTGAATGTTTTGTAAAAGATAAAAAAGAGTGCGCCTGCCCCAAAAAAGAATGCCCGAATAACGGCAAATGCTGTAATTGCGTTGCCAAACACAGAGCAACAGACAGTTTGACGTTTTGTATGTTTCCCGATAACGGCGGGGATAAGAGGGTGGAGAATTATTATCGAAAGTTAAAAGAGAGGTTTGAAGGCAAATAAAAAATGCAAAAATTATCGGGAAATCAAAAAATACCCCCACACTACCGCAACAATAAATTATATTACTAACGCGACAAATGGCAAATTATGGAATTTATTCCCATAGTTTGTTATTATTTGTATATAACATTGTAAGTCCAAGACAATCTTCAATGGTTGTTCTGCCGTAGGACTTTCTGTTATATACAATTATGGAATATCATAATCTGCCGTTTGTCGCAAAACAACGATTATCGGCAGAACAGCCTTGCTGTTTTGCCTTTTATGGGCAATTCGAGCGCGGTGCTCTTTTGCATAAAATTTTAACAAAGGAGTTCTTTTTATGAAAAGAATTATTGGTGTAGCAATTGCTACAATGGTGTTGTGTAATGTTGCATTTGGTCAGTCATTGAGAGCTTGCATTCCTGTCGCTTCTACCCCAAAACCTCAAGGAACTAGCAACGTATTAAGCAACATTCACATCGTTGGGGAAGTGTCCAGATGTGCAGGTCAAGCAGCGGCTGCTCCGCGTGGACAACGCGCTAACACATTTAACAGTTGCGCCGCTACTTCGTCAAGTTCAACCGTTAGGTGCGCTCAAGCTATAGGCACACTCGGCGGCGGGCGGTAAGACGTGTTTAGATATTTCTAAACTGTTTTGGGTTGGGCAATCGGTTTCGGTTGCCCTTTTTATTTTGCGCAAAACGTATTTTATAGGCAAAATTTTACGAAAGAAGGCATTATGCTGATTAACAACACGGAATACTTACAGATACTTTCCGATATACGCCTGAAAATCAAAACGGCGCAACATAAAGCCGTGCTTGCGGCAAATTGTGAATTAGTTATTCTTTACTGGAATATCGGCACAACAATAAATCTGCATAGTTCTTGGGGAAACAAATTCATTGATAATCTTGCTCGCGATATTAAAAATGAATTTCCTGATACAACGGGATACTCTGTTCGTAATCTTAAATATATGGCGAAATTTGCCAATCTTTTCCCTGATTTCGAATTTGTGCAAGCGGCACTTGCACAAATTACATTGAGGTATAAATGAACTACAAAAAAATCAGCATAATCGGCGCGGGAATAAGCGGCATAGGCGCGGCAAAACTCGCGCTTGACTTAGGCGCAAAGGTCTTCATCTCCGACGGAAAACCGCACGCCTTACTCGAAGAAGAACTGAAAAACGCAGGACTTTTTGGAAAAATAGCCTACGAAGGCGGCGGGCAAAGCGACAAGATTTACGACAGCGACCTAATAGTAGTTTCCCCCGCAGTTTGGATAAATTCGCCGATTTTTCCGGAAGCGGCAAAGCGCGGAATAGAAGTAATCGGCGAAGTGGAATTTGCCTACAGAAACAGCAGTTGCCGCTGGGTAGCAATAACAGGAAGCACAGGAAAAAGTACCACTACCGCAATGTTGAACGCAATCTTTGACGAAAGCGAAATCCCACACTGCCTTTGCGGAAACATAGGATATTCCGCCGCCGAACTTGCTCCCAAACTTCCTGAAAACGGCGTAGCAATTTGCGAAATAAGCAGTTTCCAGCTCGAAACAATAGACAAATTTTGCCCCGAAGTCGCCGTAATTTTGAATTTATACCCCAATCATTTAGACAGACACCCGTCCCTCGAAGAATATTACGGGATAAAACTGACAATCTCAAAAAATATGAAAAGCGGACTGAAAATAACGACAAGCACAACGGGGGCAACCATTGCGCGAGAACTCTTAAAAGAGTGGGCAAATGGAATGATCCCCGCCGCCGACATCGAAAGTTTTCTTTACAATGAAACAAGCAACGAAATTATAGAAAAATTGGCAAAATACGTTAAACTTGCAGGAACGCACAACCTGTATAATGCCGCCATTTGCAAAAAAATCGCCGAACATTTCGGCATTTCCGAAGAAAAAATTTTGTCGGGAATTTCAAAATTCAACGGGCTTGCGCACCGAATGGAATTTTGCGCGGAAATAAACGGAGTGCGCTTTTACAACGATTCCAAATCGACAACGGGCGAATCAATGCTTGCGGCAATCACGGGATTTGCGCCTAAAACCGCCCATTTAATAGTCGGCGGAAAAGACAAAGGCGTTCCTTTTGAAGATTACAAAGAGAAAATTTACGAAACTTGCGCCAAAGTTTATGCAATCGGGGAAGCCGCAGAAAGAATAAAAAACTGCTGGGGCGATATAGTTATTGATTGCCAAACTCTGAAAAATGCAGTAGATTTGGCAAAAAAATGTGCAAAATCAGGCGAAGTGGTAATCCTTTCGCCCGCCTGCGCTTCGTTTGACCAATTTAAGGGCTTTGAGGAGAGAGGCGAGAGGTTTAAGGAGTTGGTTTTTTCTCTGTAATATGGCACGTTTTAAGCAATTAGTTTTCTCCCCCCAAAGTCAAGAAATCAATATAATTATCGGGAGTTATGCGTTCAAATTTATGTTCGGGATAATTTGTCGCAAACGAAAGAGGGATTTTCGCCTGTTTTTGACTGTTCCATTTGAACTCAAACGCGTGTAAAACTCCGCCGCGCTCTTCAATGTAGTCAATTTCTTGCTGTGCGTGCGTTCGCCAAAAATATCTGTTGCAAAAAATTCGGCTGTAATCAACGTATTTTTTCCTTTCGCTTACCATAAAGTTTTCCCACAAAGCGCCCACGTCCGAACGCAATTCCAAAGAGTTGAAATTTTGAATTAGCGCATTTCGTATTCCGTTGTCATAGAAATAAATTTTTTGGCTTTTTTTAAGTTCATTTCTAATGTTTCGGCTAAAAGAACGAAGACGGAATATAACAAACACTTTTTCAAGCAGTTCTATGTAATTTTCAATCGTTTCACTTTTTATTCCAACGGTATTGCTCAATTCGTGGAAAGATACCTCGTTGCCCAATTGTAATGCTAATGCCGTTAATAACTTTGAAAGAGCGTTCGGATTACGAATGTCTTTATACGATAAAATATCTTTATACAGATAACTGTTGCACAATTCAAACAAAATTTCCTGCGCATTCGACGGATTATTTACGACATCGGGATACATACCAAAAATCATTCGCTGTTTAAGCATACGTTTTTCTTCTAAAAAAGAGGAGTTTTTTATCAATTCGAGCGTAGAAAACGGATAAAGCGTAAATTCAAATTTTCTGCCTGTTAGCGGTTCGTTTATTCTGTTTCGCAAGTCAAATGCCGACGAGCCGCTCACAATCAATTGTATGTCGGGAATGTTGTCGAATATCAGTTTTAGTGTAATTCCTATGTTTTCCACCCTTTGCGCTTCATCTATAAGCACAATTTTTTTGTCGCCGATAATACTTTTAAGTTCCGTCGATGTTGTATTTTCAAGTTTTTGCAATGTGTCGGGCTCGTCGCAATTAAGAAAAAGTGTTCCGTCTCGGTCAAATTCACCAAATATTTTTTTTAACAGAGTTGTTTTTCCCGTTTGACGCGGTCCGACTAATACAATCGCTTTATTCTTAAAAAACCTTTCTTTAAGCATATCGTAAATTTCTCTTTTTATCATACACACCTCCCGATTTTATGTGGTTATTTATCCGTAAAATAATAAATGCCACCTGTCTATTGGAAATTTTAATGTGAATTTTTACACTATATCGGAAATTTTAATGCGATTTTTTTACACTATATCGGAAATTTTCATAGGTTTTCGCTTCTAACTTGACTTTCGTTTTATTTTCCGCCCGATGCCTCTTAATTTATTGCTTGATTCGGATTTCAGTTTTTCGGGCTTGGTTGTTTGGGTGTCGCAGTAGCAAATCCAAAGTTCTGCTTTGTATTTCAAACTTGCAATTACCTGCTAAATATTCTTTTTTTTCGGATTTTTATTGTGCAAAAACATATTTTTATCCAAAGAAGAAAGGCAAAAATGAAAAATAACGAAAAAAACGTAATTATAGAAAGAGCGGAAATAATCACACCTTTCGGCAACAAAGACGAAACGCTGAATTCGCTGTACGCAGGAAAATCGGCGGTAGTTGCCGAAGATTACTTGGGCTTACCCGTGTCGCTTGCGCATATTCCCGAAAATTATCCGAAGACAACCAAGCAAATTGTAGAGTATTATAGAAATTTATCCGTAGGGGCGCATTGCATACGCCCAAATATGCAAATGCCGCGTGAACAAATGCCGTCCGAGCAACAGGGCGTATGCAATACGCCCCTACAACAATACAACAGTCCAAAAACACTATTTATATATAGCATAGCAAAAGGCGACATAAACGGCATTATCGACAAAAGCTACACCGCCTATTCCCCAATCCCCGAAGAACAAGCAAAACAAATCGCTGCCGAACTTGGACTTGGCGCCTCAAAAATTATGGTCTCCGGCAATGCTTGCGCGGCGGGAGCGGCGGCGATAGATACGGCGCGGCTTTTTCTCACAAACGGTACTTTTGAGACCGTAGTAATTTTCGGCTTGGAGCAAATAAGCGAATTTACTGTCAGCGGATTTCACGCATTGTCGGCAATATCGCCGAGCGGCGCAAGACCTTTCGACAAAAACAGAAACGGAATGAGTTTAGGCGAGGGAAGCGGAATTTGCGTTCTGAAATACGCAACGCCACAAAAAAATGACATCTGCGTTTTAGGAAGCGGTGCAAGCAACGACGCTAATCACAGGACAGGTCCCTCAAAAACGGGAGACGGTTTGGCGTTGGCAATTGAACGCGCGTTAAAGTCGGCAAATATACACGCAACCGAAATTTCAGCAATAAAATGCCACGGCACAGCAACCCCTTATAATGATGCAATGGAAGCAAAAGCGCTGAAACTGATTTTCGGAAAAAAAATTCCGCCG is a window of Chitinivibrionia bacterium DNA encoding:
- a CDS encoding DUF1016 N-terminal domain-containing protein; this encodes MLINNTEYLQILSDIRLKIKTAQHKAVLAANCELVILYWNIGTTINLHSSWGNKFIDNLARDIKNEFPDTTGYSVRNLKYMAKFANLFPDFEFVQAALAQITLRYK
- the murD gene encoding UDP-N-acetylmuramoyl-L-alanine--D-glutamate ligase codes for the protein MNYKKISIIGAGISGIGAAKLALDLGAKVFISDGKPHALLEEELKNAGLFGKIAYEGGGQSDKIYDSDLIVVSPAVWINSPIFPEAAKRGIEVIGEVEFAYRNSSCRWVAITGSTGKSTTTAMLNAIFDESEIPHCLCGNIGYSAAELAPKLPENGVAICEISSFQLETIDKFCPEVAVILNLYPNHLDRHPSLEEYYGIKLTISKNMKSGLKITTSTTGATIARELLKEWANGMIPAADIESFLYNETSNEIIEKLAKYVKLAGTHNLYNAAICKKIAEHFGISEEKILSGISKFNGLAHRMEFCAEINGVRFYNDSKSTTGESMLAAITGFAPKTAHLIVGGKDKGVPFEDYKEKIYETCAKVYAIGEAAERIKNCWGDIVIDCQTLKNAVDLAKKCAKSGEVVILSPACASFDQFKGFEERGERFKELVFSL
- a CDS encoding ATP-binding protein, whose product is MIKREIYDMLKERFFKNKAIVLVGPRQTGKTTLLKKIFGEFDRDGTLFLNCDEPDTLQKLENTTSTELKSIIGDKKIVLIDEAQRVENIGITLKLIFDNIPDIQLIVSGSSAFDLRNRINEPLTGRKFEFTLYPFSTLELIKNSSFLEEKRMLKQRMIFGMYPDVVNNPSNAQEILFELCNSYLYKDILSYKDIRNPNALSKLLTALALQLGNEVSFHELSNTVGIKSETIENYIELLEKVFVIFRLRSFSRNIRNELKKSQKIYFYDNGIRNALIQNFNSLELRSDVGALWENFMVSERKKYVDYSRIFCNRYFWRTHAQQEIDYIEERGGVLHAFEFKWNSQKQAKIPLSFATNYPEHKFERITPDNYIDFLTLGGEN